The Malus domestica chromosome 17, GDT2T_hap1 genome contains the following window.
tttacaaaatttaaaatgcATATTTAGTCTCGCATTACCCTGTTTTAAAAATGAATTATTGATTTGAGCATCGGTGCTTCCTTAGTTTTGTATTTACCAcctgtattaaaaaattatatattatcttGGAACCCATGAAGCCGGCAGCCATCGACGACTTTGCTTTTACGTAAATTTTGGATGAACCAATGAATTAAATAGGTTTGATCATGTCATTAGGCAGTGTTAaactatattatataattaaacaCTTCATTAAAAAGTTgttcatttcatttccaaacTCCAATCCGATAATCCAATGGCAGTGAAAGTCATTCAAGTTTGCAGGGTAGCTCCACAACCTGGCTCGTCGGCGGCCTCGGCCATCCCAACTCAAGGAGGGAAACAAACTTACGATGGAGATGCCGCTATGTCAGAAGCAATATTCCAAGTCAATCACGCACTGCCGGCTCAAGATTACTCGTCTCTTCCTCTAACCTTCATTGACCTCCTATGGCTAAGGTATCCACCCTTCCATCGCCTTTTCTTCTATAACATATTGCCTTTCTCTTGCCCTGCAGATACCCTACTCTTTTTTCATTCAATAATTATTCCAAAACtcaaaacctctctctctctcaccctccaaCATTTTCTCCCTCTAGCCGGAAACATCACTTGGCCCGAAAACTCCCCCAAACCCACCCTAAATTATGTCAAGGGCGACACCGTTTCCCTCACAGTAGCCGAATCTGATGCTGATTTCCACCATCTCTCAAGCAATGACTTTAACATTGATGCCAAAGAATACCACCCTCTTGTACCCCAGCTGGAGAACTCTCACGAAAAAGCCGCCGTGATGGCGTTCCAAATCACCGTCTTTCCCAACAGCGGCGGCTTTTCCATTGGAATATCCATGCACCATGCAGTTGTTGACGGCAAGACTCTCTTCATGTTTCTGAAATCATGGACCCACATATGCAGACATGTTCATCAATCTGATGACGTTGTTTTGCCTGATCAGCTCAAACCATTTTACGACAGAAGGGGTATGAAAGACCCCATCTTTCTCCAACTGGAAGAGATTTACTTGAACCAGTTTCTGAACATGGACAGACAACAAAATAATCGAAGCTTGATGGTTGCAGCCCGCTATAAATCTCTAGTGATATCAAATTCAACTCGAGGCAACTTCGAATTCACGAGCGCAAAGATACAAGCTTTACGGAAATGGATCATGGCCAGGAAACAACAGGAAGGACATGATCGATCTGTTCATTTGTCAACATTTTCTCTAACGTGCGCCTACTCATGGATTTGCTTGCTAAAAGCAGAGCAAGAAGAGCAAGATGAAGTAAAAGGGGACAAAATAATACCTATGGTAATTAACGTGGACTGCCGGTCGCGCTTAACCCCTCCTTTGCCTGCAAACTATTTTGGAAACTGCGTAACGGCCCGTCTAGCACTTGCAGAAAGAAAAGGACTTCTGGGAGAAGATGGGTTGGTTGTAGCGGTAAATGCGATTAGTGAAGCCATTAAGGGTTTGGATGACGGGAGTTTGATGAATGGCGCGGAGAATCTCGTTTCCAGTTTGTACCCTTCTGATGAACAGACTAGTAGTGGTGCTGGTCATCGGAGATTCTTTACAACCGCTGGATCGCATCGGTTTGACATGTATGATACTGATTTTGGATGGGGAAGGCCAAGGAGCACCGAAGTGGTTCGGATGCATACAGTCGGAACGATCACTTTTGCAGATGGTAAGAACGGCGGCGGAGCTGTTGACATCGGGTTGGTTTTGAAAAAACATCATATGGATGCTTTTGCTTCTCTATTTGCAAAAGGTCTTGAAACCCTTTGAAGTTTGAAGTCTCATTTCATATATATTCTGGTCAGCTGAAAAATTGTATGCTTCTTCATGATTAATCTTGTGATGTTTTTTGGAGCAGGAAGCTCTATGTTTCTCGGACGAATTGGTATAAAT
Protein-coding sequences here:
- the LOC103417001 gene encoding phenolic glucoside malonyltransferase 2-like — translated: MAVKVIQVCRVAPQPGSSAASAIPTQGGKQTYDGDAAMSEAIFQVNHALPAQDYSSLPLTFIDLLWLRYPPFHRLFFYNILPFSCPADTLLFFHSIIIPKLKTSLSLTLQHFLPLAGNITWPENSPKPTLNYVKGDTVSLTVAESDADFHHLSSNDFNIDAKEYHPLVPQLENSHEKAAVMAFQITVFPNSGGFSIGISMHHAVVDGKTLFMFLKSWTHICRHVHQSDDVVLPDQLKPFYDRRGMKDPIFLQLEEIYLNQFLNMDRQQNNRSLMVAARYKSLVISNSTRGNFEFTSAKIQALRKWIMARKQQEGHDRSVHLSTFSLTCAYSWICLLKAEQEEQDEVKGDKIIPMVINVDCRSRLTPPLPANYFGNCVTARLALAERKGLLGEDGLVVAVNAISEAIKGLDDGSLMNGAENLVSSLYPSDEQTSSGAGHRRFFTTAGSHRFDMYDTDFGWGRPRSTEVVRMHTVGTITFADGKNGGGAVDIGLVLKKHHMDAFASLFAKGSSMFLGRIGINNVARKNFGRLGTKPRTMVFTSFSTSTRRE